The Gossypium hirsutum isolate 1008001.06 chromosome D07, Gossypium_hirsutum_v2.1, whole genome shotgun sequence genome includes the window acttaaaaaaaaacaaacaagagACAATCAGAAAAAGTAAATCTCATTGGATAAGGACACATACTATTCAGAGGAATAAGACTAATGATCAGATTTGAACAAAGAAAGGATAAATATTAAGCAATTATCATGCAAGGAACAATCCCCACCTGTCCAATAATAATCCTGCTAGTTGCAACATCAACAGCACacatgccaaaaacccgcttctcATTCGGGTTTGTTGAACTTTGACAGCTTTCAGTCACTGCCATGAGGTAAGAAGGGTCAGGATTTGATGACAGCATTTCTCCATCAGTTAGGGTTCCTCTGGTAACCACAGCACATATTTCACGCTTGACAACCTAAACATATTGAAAAACATCAATAAGTTATATAGCTCCATATCATCCCATACAATTAACAAATTATGGAAAAGAATTCTAAAAAGCATACTAGAAAACAATGGATATAAGGTTAATAAAATGACAGAAACAAGCCATCATATGACCTGGCTAGAATCCAGATGGAAATGGTTAATGGTCCTCAGCATCacatctaagaatacttgtacaTTTAAAAATGCTATTAGGACCATGACAATTAGATATTTGACAACAGTAAAAATCAACACAAAAAAATGCATGGAGAAAAGCATACTTATTAAATTGCCAATCTGGGGGAAAAGTAAAATATGGAAAACCAATAAAAATAGAGCCGATCTTCTGTAGTATCATGCATAGTACAACATACCTTATCCTTGGCACCTTTCTCTTTCCGACGAAGCTCCAGTTGTTCAGGAGTTTCCGTTTGCTCTACTACAAGAACTCGATAACCCTGTTCCGtcaataaaataaagtaaacttTCCTCCATAGAACAGATTGTGCTTATCAAAAAGATCTAACCATGGCAAAACACGCATGGAAACTACAACTTGGAATAAAAGCACATCAGACAAACCTTTCGAGCTAATTTCTCCACATTCATAGAGAAATTCTTCTCAGGAAATCCACAGTGAGGTTGTTCCCCCTAAAATCGACAGTAAATGTAAGAGGAATAGTGAAAAAAATAAGACCAAGAAAAAGGAGACAGTTTATAAACAAGGGGCTTCTGCCTTATTTTCTATCTTTCTCCTGGCTGTGAAGATGGCCtaagataagataaaaaaaaaaggcaatccacaaataaataaataaaatcagttTGAGACTTTGAGTTGAAAGAACTTGGATAGGACCATACCTTCATGTATTGCAAATTCAGTTCTTTTGCCCCAATATGTGCATCCATTTcaaaaagttcataaaatttaCCCATCTGCTTCAACAACAATGATGTGTCAAATgactttaaaattaatggcaacAATAAATCAGGGCAGACCATGACATGCCTTAAAAAATAGAACTTTGTCCATATGTTTTGACTTAAACTCCCACCATTGCCTCTGCATGATAGCATGGGTCAACCTACAAATGTCAAGGAAAAAAGCATCTCAAAGTACTTGAGAATCAAATGCCCTTACCTGGCAACCTGATAGGCTCTTTAAGAAACCAGGAGGCAAGTATAAAGTCTTTGGATTGTAGTTTGCATCTCCAGGACGCTTCCTATTTGCATCTCTACGCACCTCACTTTaagacaaagaaaaagaaaaaaaataagtataaaaatacATGGTATTGGATAATAAAAATACATGGTATTGGATATTTACATCAGAACTAACAACATGCCTCAATATCCAAAGAAATTACCTGTATGGCAATGCCATAAGctcacatttactaaataatTGGTAATCTAATAGTTCAGATGGCAGGTGTACCAGTTAGTTCAAGATGCCAGATGGCAGAATTAGTAAAATATTGTAATTTAAAGAAAGCCTGGATGCACGTTTTCAAATCCTCAAGATGCAGTAATTTAAAGAAAGCTAGATGCCGtcaacttatatttttatggaatCAATGTTACAGAAGGAAAATTAAAAGAATGAAGCAAGAATTTACAGTCCAAGGAAGTGCAACTTCTCCGCTTCACGCTTCCCAAACCTCTCTAACTCATCAACCACCAAAGCCTTGTCAGCAGTAGATGCCTTATCAGCTGCAGCAAAACATGCTCATATTCAGACCTCAAACCATCCGTTCGGGTAAATTACACAAGAACAAGACAGACAGGAACATAATCTGCTATATATCCAATACTTTGAACGACATGCTAGTTAAAATATGCCAGAGCAGAGTAAATTTCCATGTAAGTTGCAGCAATAACAAATGAACTACATAGTTAGAACATAAATAGAGGGACATTgataaaaagaggaagaaaaagaatccTCTTAGAGGTGATAatttaaggaaaataaataacGAAACATTCAATATAAGAGGAATACTTATTTTTCAAGGAGAAAGGAATTTGGTTATCTAATTTCCCATTTCAAAAACAACTAAAAAAGAGTGGCACACAAAAAACAACGTTACTTACTTTCAATCTTCTTCACCGGTTCCACCGAAGGCACCTTAAACTCTTCCTTAGTACTAACATTCGCACTGGTCTTACTCTTTTTACCGGACTCCGGTTTTGCAACGCCATTCGccttccgtttctttgattcagTCTTTCCACCGCCCTTTCTTTTCGATGTTTTCATTCCCACCTCCTCTTCCCCCaattcttcttcctcctctttctcATCCTCCAAATCCATATCTTCCTCATCAGCATCCTCGCTCACTTCCTTCTCGGCGTTCTTCCCCCAATCTTCATCACTGGAATCATCATCGTCGCTCTTTTCGTTCGCACTATCCGCCACGTCATCATCCTCATCGTCAATCACCACTTTCTTAAAACCCAAAGAACCCCCTCGCCGCAACCGCTTAAACCTTCCCGTGGTTTCTTCAACCCACTCAATCTTCTCCTTCCCCAAATCCAACTCCTCTTCCTCAGAATCATCATACTGAATCAAATGCTTGCCCGAGACCTTCTCGAAAGACTTGACAACGCCCTCATACCACGCCTTATCCAAGGGCCAGTAAACCCTTAGCCTCTTGTCAACCACTTCATCGCCAAACGTTATGTTGAGGGGAGAAGAGGGAGTGGGGGCAGGCGATTGGCCAATGACAAGGAGAGGCTTTTTGAGCTTGGGTTCCCCAGGGGAGGGAGTAGTAGGTATGGGACTTCTACTTGGATTAGGTTTAGGGCCAGGGATAGGGTTGAGTTTAGAGGTATGTTTGGCAAGAGGAGGAGGCGATGGAGATGGGGAAGAAGAGTTTTTCTTGGAGAAGAAGGAAGTAATCTGGCTCTGTTGATTAACGAGGGGTGATCTGCCATTGCTTTGACGACGCGACGGTGCCATTTTTACCGATTAATGATTAAAAATTGAGAGGCGGATGGGAGGGAAGTTTGGAAGGTGAAGTGTGATCACTTTTCTGTCGAAACGGAAGTGTAGAAATaagggaagaaaataaagagtGAAAGATGGCGGGATATGCCGGGAAAATGTCCTCAACGGGATTTTCTTTGGCGGGAATTCCACCAAATTTGCTGGCCAGTGTGTGTGCTCTCTGAACTGTAAATCACACCCGCACTCTCTCTccatttcttaattttatttataatttttgaaaaaaacaaacgGGCCAAAATTATTCAGAATTAGGCCCTCAAAACCCGAACATATGGGCCTAgcggtaaattattaaaaaatcataaaattagttCAGCCAATCTTGAAAAATTCACTCAAAAACCATTTAGGAGTCAGGGAAGATAGATTGTGGGATTCGCCTGATGGACGGTGCAAGATCAACACTGATGGTGCAGTATGTATAGGTTCAAGTGCTGTGACAACAGGTGGCGTCATTAGAGATGTCAGGGAAGATGTATTGTGGGATTTTCTAAAGTTATCAGAGTATGGTCTACTTTAGAAGCTGAGCTGTGGGGAGCGCTTGAAGGCTTGCGTCCTGCTTGGGAGACTGGTTTGCAAGGGTGATATTAGTAAATAACGTTGCTGTTGTCCAGATGGTTAATGGGGAGGACCGGAAATTGCATCATGAGCTGGTGGTACGAGTAAAAAATATGCATCGTCGGACATGGGAGGTTAAAGTCCAGCATGTTTACCGAGAGGGTAATGCTGTAGCAGTTCATATGGCAGCATTAGCACGAGGATATGGAATGGATTTACAGATATACCGATCACCACCAGTAGAGCTTATGAAGTTGGTGACTGAATAAGGGTAATTGCTAGTCTATTACTCTCTTATTCtaccaaaacaaaaacaatgTTAATCGTCTGTCCGGACGGACCGGTATTTTAGGTGGTTCCAACAACCATGGAATTTTGAGAATGATGATgataatataaaagaattaaaagaaaaaaaaacattttgttTTTACTGAAATTgcctctatttttttaattagaaattaCCAATTATTAAAAGTAAGAAAAAGGGGCTAATTATGGGACTATTTCTAAAATCGCTACGCTCTTCTGCTACTGTAACATGAGGCATGGGGCACGGAGGCTACGGAAATGCTTTAAGAACAGGTATGGAGCCTCATCTTGGTAAAATATCCGTTGAATGCAAAAGAACTGATTCTATGTTCCATACCCAGAAATGGAACAATGTTTTGACTGATTCTATGTGAGCTTCGTACAATATGTATCATGCACAAGCACGGTTGATTTTAaggataataataaaattatagaatCCCAGAATTacaaaacacattttaattaaataaataaatttatccgATGCAGAACAACTCGAAAATTATGCGAATCATTTCAAATGTAACTGTTTTCCAACACAATGCTAAAAGTGGTTGATTCATATAGAACACCAGAGATTGGAGAAGTTAATAAAGTAGAAGAATTCCATACCTCTTTTGGGGTTCTATGGAGCAATCAATATTAGTACTAACTaattcatctttgtttctttagACTAGACATTAGGCTTCTTAGGTACTTCATCGTCTTGGGATGAGCATTCAACTAATTCATCAGGGACATGGTTGGGAACATTGTGTTTGGTAATGAATTCCTTCAATATGCTCTTCCTTCTTCCATTGAAAGATGGACCCTCTTTTGCATTCACGGTATAAAATTCAACTGAAGCTTTAACCTGGGGTTAACTGCCTCCATCACCACAATCTCTACAAATTTTGTAGGCAATTATAAAGCTAGAACTTACCCATGTCAAACACAAATTCCGACCCCATATTCATGCAATCCAGATAATTCATGTTGGATACACACTCACACACCTAAAGTACAGGTGACATAGCTGAATACTACTTCTGAGCTCTCATGTTCATCATAGGAGATAACCAGTCAAATAGTGACACATAGAAGAGCATGAATGCATGTAATGCGTACAGCTTGGTTAGATGATAATACTTTccaacaaacaaaataaatacaTTCTCAATTAAGTTAACCTGATAAAAACAAATAAGCCAAAACAAAATTGGATACCCCTATTGCCTAAGGAAGATGAACAAAACCGTTTATCAAAAGAAAAAGCATGGTTGCATCAAGAGAAGTGTATGCCAGCCTTGTTGAACATAGAGAGTAAGGTTAAAAAGCTTTCCTGACTAAGCTTGGATGCTCTCTGCTCCTCAAATTTTCCTTCCTTCAACACACTTATAACCTTATTTTTAAACTCAGAcacttctccttctccttctgcTTCATCACATTCCATATCCATGTCATCATCCATTCCATCATCCATTTCCATACTCTCATTGCCTAATCTTGCAATCTCCATATCATCATTCCCACTCAAAGAAACATTTTGTGAGCCTTGCAGCGCCTGCAAGGTCTTATAGTTCTTCTCCAAGAGTGACAGTACGTTTTTCTGCTTGAAAATGGAACCCAGTGTCTTATTCTTCCTTATGAAACAAATCCTTATAAACCCATCCCACTCCTTATGATTCACTTCAGGGCGTGGTTTCCTCGGCTCGATCCTTACGACAGAAGAATCAACCTTAGGTGGAGGCCGGAAATTGTTCTTCCCAACTTTGAGGAGATGGGAAACCCGAGCATAAAATTGGGTATTGACGGAAAGCCGGCAGTAAAGATTATCACCAGGCTGAGCAACGAGTCGCATTGCGAATTCTCTCTGGAACATAATAATAGAACACCTGAAAGCAGGCTGATGAAACAGTAACTTGAATGTAAGAGGAGAAGATATTTGATACGGAATATTCGCCACACATATATCAAAATAGGGCAAATCCGTCTTCAGAACATCACCTTGAATAACCTGAAAAAAAATTCAGCATTTTATACAACATTGTCAAATCCCCAATTCTAGAACATTCAAATTCATCAGGTAATTGACTATTAAAGCTCCTAAAAGTTGAGATttggtcaattttttttataaaaaaaaaagaagggatacCTTTAAGCGACTAGAGAAACGGGTGCCTTGAAAGCGGCGTTGAAGTTCGAGGACCATACGAGGATCGAGTTCGACGGCGATGACCATTTTGCCGGCTTCAAGAAGCTTCTTGGTAAGGTTACCAGTACCGGGACCGATTTCGAGGATGGTATCGGTGGGTTTGATGCCGGCCTTTTGGACAATAGCGTCGACCAACAAAGGGTTCTTAAGGATGTGCTGGCCTTTGGATTTGTGGAAAGTGACACCACCTTGGTAGTGATTGGAGGGGGCTCTCGGCCCTTTTTGCTTATCTTTCTTCATCTTCCCTCCCGCCATCACAAATATCACCTATGAATGTAAATTGATTCGCAGAGGCAAGAGTGGGGAATCACTCAAATCAGTACGAAACtcgatttttagggtttttgagttTATGACTGCAAATatatcttttattaaaaatataaactacaaATCTAGAGCTAGGGTTTTGGTTGGCGCAGGCCCGCTCTATTAGCCTATTAGGCTTGCAATTGGCCCCGATAGAgtaatgaatgtgaaatattagcTATAATTACCGGCTAAATTCGCGGAATATgtcaaattttaaaagaatatatatgaaattattgtttgaaattttttattattaaatatcaaaattatccCATCTAATTTATATtatgataaattataaaaatagtcacttttatttatctcagattatattttaatcacttatgtttgaaatgttacgttttagccatttacgttatcgttttattacgaagtggtcactctaccgttaagctttGTTACCTCCCTAATAGCAATCCTACATAACATCCTaaataggttttaaatgccaacttggacgTTTTACGTGGcagttcaaattaaatttatttaattaaaaacataatttaatccCAACAACTAggcatccaagttggcatttaataTCCATTTGGATTGCCACATAGCACTATTGTTAGAAAGGTAACAGAGTTTAatggtagagtgatcacttcgtaacaaaacgataacgtaagtgactaaaacgtaatacttcaaacataagtgactaaaatgtaaattgagACAAACAAatgtgactatttttgtagtttaccctttataTTAAGCATATATGGTAAATTATTTTCTGATTAAATTACCAAAAAataccaattttttttcaaaattaccgaaataggcTAATTTTTGGAATATTTACAGGTATGGGTCGACTAGAAGCGTTTTACGTCCAACGGATACTTTTCCAACGGCTATTTTAAATAGTCATTACCCCCAacgaaaaaaaaactataaatactcATTTCTCATAAAATTCTATCAAATTCTCAAACCAccctaaaaaaatctaaattatattttctattaattttttattaatactttctgaaaatactttttttaaattaatttgtgtTCTATATAATTAGCAATGGTCGATTCTCTAATCTATCATGATGACAATCACATTTTCGTCAttcaattgcaaatggtaagaatattttttaataaatttcaattttgtttttttttatttcattattatatattaacttaatattttgtatattttttacgTAAGTAGGCGGAAGATCCCATTTTACAATGCTATATTCGTAATTTACCCGATCTTCCATCACCGTTAATTGAAACATACTTGAGGGAAGCCGATTTTTGGCATGTGGCCCTTGTAGGACGGGTGtgtaagttggacccgaaactcgtAAGCGCGTTGGTGGAGAGGTGGAGACCTGAGATGCACACATTCAATCTTCCATGCGGCAAGTGTATTATCACTCTGGAGGACATTCATTTATAGTTGGGGTTACTTGTGGATGGGTCAATTATCACCGGGTCTATTCAATCTGATGATTGGCGAGGCGTATGTGGTGAACTTTTGGGCCGGTTCCGGAGACGATTTACGTGTTGGATCGCCGAAAATTTAATAATCGGCGACCCTAACCACGggtccatgtgtgaggaacgaattggggtgaaaaagggttacgaaattacctaatgtttgttctgagtagacagcaacttctcaacaatgtgtagtctgatctacaatcgaaccaagccgcaatctatcgagactccgacctctacgtaatccacccagttgactacgaaatgaagaaatccccaaaacggttttgaaagtaatttttctttgacggctgctagaccaaaaacaaagaaaaacgggattctAATATCctattattttagggtttttaggaattaaataaatataataatattttaaaccgaaaattataattacattaattataatataatttcggtaaaccgtatatttatttgaattcatatgctaaccaaattcatgtcctcattatgcgtacaacaaacttgtacataatgtgttggaaatttgattaccgaattaaattaattctataattaatttaattcaagcgaaacccaaaaataataccaactatggtttattccgttcatttcaattatagggtgtgaccctgtaggttcctgtaacgttagcagtaatactagaacgattccaatgttacaaacaatgagtggcatctagcaatgcatcattgctacctaagtcacaagagatcatgattcgacataaccttttttttatgattaaccttttatgcaataattcttaagtcctttatctctggattggacacaagtcatggaatagtcacacttgtatagtccattccatgttccttgataccTTAAGCAGactacaatatacaaataaatatgacatctcatatcaacttatttgagcatggccatgcatttctagtctcacttaatcaagtggcccaagatattactcccattatgtaggagggacttattctatatcgaccaaccatatccctctacatcgattgtggtatattcaacatcagcctttatagaacaaccagttacgatgtacgtttgactgtatcaaaatatactactcacgatgttgggattatgatgatctcaagtctgaggatcatatacatattaatcactatgagtaatgtcgtgacaattacataataatccaagaaacatactcataatgggtcaatccaatatgttgttctctaacacacatattcatgcatcgattctgacattccatatcaatgataactctttatcatcaatcaactacatgttagtcttaatgcattatcgttttCCTAtctaacaataatacttgactaaggatcttttaagaataatcatattattcttaggacattattataaaacagtttatttatacacacagaaaagaaactgaaataataatggtaacgccttatattaataaacatgataaatcaagtatgttattacaaccatcccatgattgatctttgggcatactctaacattaCGGAGGTTGGATCGAAATGGCTTGGTCACGAAAAACTTTCACAGCGCTAGATAGAGgtgttcagtcggttaaccgacccgaaattgtTAAAACCGAATTAACCAACCTCCCAaattttttaaccgttaaccgaaccaaattttttttaaaataattaaccgaaccgaaatttttttcggttaataaggtcggttaactgaattaactgAAAAATATGTGTTGttcatttttggttaaaaattacccgaattacccgactTACCCGACTTACCCGAATTACCCAAATTACTCGAATTACCCAAAAATTAcccaaattacccgaattacccacaaattacccgaattacccgaattaaatcactacataattaaaagcATTACATAAATCTttaaatcactacataattaaaactATTACATAAGtttttgaatcactacataattaaaaacattacataagtcttgaaTTAACACATAATTGACATTTAAGTTTTTAATATTCTCCATTTATATCCATTTCATCTCTCCAAAATATCTCCATTtgcattaaacctaaaaaaaagaCATGAGcaaaaatttagcatataatagaaatatacgcatttaaaaaaaatcaaataatataaacaaacgaaTAGATTATAAACTAACAAGAATAAGATAGTAGTAAGCATACCCTTCAACTCACGAAAGCTCATGAATCTAGGGTAGGCTCTAATGTATTCCAAGAAATGTCTAAACattgaatcaattaaataagtaagagtgatatggtaaaaaaattgaaactattaaaataaaacaataaacataccattttcaatCTTGTCAAGCTCTTGGATTTGTTCTTCAATCTTTTTTATGTCTTCTTGTGATGATGATCTTCGAATCCAATCTTGAGTACACACAAGAGCTTGTACAATTTCAGGAGTTAAAGAACTCCTATATTGATCAAGCACACGTCCTCCGGTACTAAATGCAGACTCTGAAGCAACCGTAGAAACCGATATAGCTAAAACATCTCTGGCAATTTTTGAAAGAGTGGGAAATCTAGGGCCGTTCACTTTCCAccacaataaaatatcaaaatcttcaacaaattcttcattagCCTCAGCTAGATATTTATCCAACTCAGATGTTTTATCCTCACCACAAATTTCCAACTCACGCTTTTTATACAAAGCTTGCATTcgccttttcattttttgttgtggTTCACCAATAGAAACATGTGTTGACACACTCGATTGGCTACAAGTACTAtgaagtggaggcttatactcatcaaacaattcatacaaaGATTCCTTCAACTTTTGCATCATTTCACAAGCTTTTTCAGAGCTATACATTTCACTAAGTGCAAATTCAAGATACTTTAGTTTTTGTCTAGGATCTAAAACACAAGCAACAAACATAAGCAAAATCATATTATCAATATCACCCCAATACTTATcatacttctctttcatcttGATGGCCATAACATTGAAATCAATGTTACTATTTAACTGAGCATCTcgtaaaagaatatcaatttcggaaagctcatcaaaaaaattattagatgTGACATATGAAGTGCCAAATATACGCAAAATGACTTCATAaaagtgttccaagaaatccctcAAGTTTCTAACATTATCTCAATCATCCACACTAGGCCAACCCTCTCCCCTTTCAAGTTCAGCCCTAAAATTTGTATCttgctcctcaaatctctcaaaagCTCTCTCAAAATTCTAAGCAGTGTCTAACATTAAGTAGGTCGAGTTCCACCTAGTACAAACATCAAGACACAACATCTTCTTGCACTCTATCTTTTCCACCGCAACACACTCCTTAAACTTTTGTAATCTAGCTGGAGATTGTCTCACATATCTAACAGCCCCCCTAACACGTTCAACAgatttattcatttcttttaagccttcaacaacaatcaaattcacaatatgtgccatgcatctcatatgaagatatttaccattttgaactaaaccctctcgagggttaaatttctttctcaaataaccAATAGCAACATCATTTGAACTTGCATTATCAACAGTAACAGTAAACAACTTATCAATCCCCCAATTCAACAAGCATTTCTCAATCACCATCCCAATGGACTCACCTTTATGACTAGAAATTggacaaaagtttaaaatctttttattcaatttccaatcattatcaataaagtgagcagtgatacacaaataattaactcTTTGCAAAGATGTCCATGTGTCAGTAGTTAAGCAAACTCTAGAACAAGAACTTCTCAAAAGTTGTTTTATCTTGACCCTTTCATCTAGATACAATTGATAAACATCCCTAGTCATAGTAGTTCGTGAAGGAATATGAAATCTATGACATACcacaaacataaatttcttaaaacCTTTACTTTCAACAAACTTGAAAGGTAATTCATCAATCAGAATCATTTGTGCTAATCATTTCCTACATGCTTCTTGATCAAATCTCCAAGTTGAAAGATTCCCTTCCCCCCTTCAACTCCCTTTCTAGGTAAAACTAGTTGTCCTTGACTAGTGTCAACAACATTACTAGGATTTTTCTTACATGAACCAATATGATATTTCAATAACCCCgtaccattttttttcatatcacAACAAAATTCCTTTTCACAATAATTACATT containing:
- the LOC107954362 gene encoding ribosomal RNA small subunit methyltransferase → MAGGKMKKDKQKGPRAPSNHYQGGVTFHKSKGQHILKNPLLVDAIVQKAGIKPTDTILEIGPGTGNLTKKLLEAGKMVIAVELDPRMVLELQRRFQGTRFSSRLKVIQGDVLKTDLPYFDICVANIPYQISSPLTFKLLFHQPAFRCSIIMFQREFAMRLVAQPGDNLYCRLSVNTQFYARVSHLLKVGKNNFRPPPKVDSSVVRIEPRKPRPEVNHKEWDGFIRICFIRKNKTLGSIFKQKNVLSLLEKNYKTLQALQGSQNVSLSGNDDMEIARLGNESMEMDDGMDDDMDMECDEAEGEGEVSEFKNKVISVLKEGKFEEQRASKLSQESFLTLLSMFNKAGIHFS